In Elusimicrobiota bacterium, a single genomic region encodes these proteins:
- a CDS encoding acyl-CoA dehydrogenase family protein, translated as MDFEFSAEQRMAIDGARRFAQDKLAPAVAELDEKGEVNLKALKELGELGYLGMTVAEEHGGSALGAVAYAGSMVEFSKADAGAAVAVSVQNSLVNDAVEHFGTEAQKKKYLPKLTSGEWIGCFSLTEAGAGSDPASMRATAVRKDGGFVINGTKNFTTNGGIADVIIVFTRSDVPAGGKPGINAFLFTKDAPGFSVGKHENKMGIRTSSTTEMVFDDCRVPADALLGEEGKGLKVALATLDGGRIGIASQAVGIAEAALDEAVRYAKERVQFGKPIAELEVLQFMLADMATDVELAKTMLYRVAWMKDAGKPRFTKEAAMLKLFASEMAHRVCHKAVQIHGGYGFMKDYKVERLYRDQRITEIYEGTSEIQRLVIARSVLGA; from the coding sequence ATGGATTTTGAATTCAGTGCAGAGCAACGGATGGCGATCGACGGGGCGCGCCGCTTCGCGCAGGACAAGCTGGCGCCGGCCGTGGCCGAGCTCGACGAGAAGGGCGAGGTCAACCTCAAGGCCCTCAAGGAGCTGGGGGAACTGGGCTACCTGGGAATGACCGTGGCCGAGGAGCACGGGGGCTCGGCTTTGGGCGCCGTGGCCTACGCCGGCTCCATGGTGGAGTTCAGCAAGGCCGACGCGGGCGCGGCCGTGGCGGTCTCGGTGCAGAACTCCTTGGTCAACGACGCCGTCGAGCACTTCGGCACCGAGGCCCAGAAGAAGAAGTACCTGCCCAAGCTCACCAGCGGCGAGTGGATCGGCTGCTTCTCCCTGACCGAGGCCGGCGCGGGCAGCGACCCCGCCTCCATGAGGGCCACGGCCGTGCGCAAGGACGGGGGCTTCGTCATCAACGGCACCAAGAACTTCACCACCAACGGCGGCATCGCCGACGTCATCATCGTCTTCACCCGCAGCGACGTGCCGGCGGGAGGCAAGCCCGGCATAAACGCCTTCCTGTTCACCAAGGACGCGCCGGGCTTTTCGGTCGGCAAGCACGAGAACAAGATGGGCATCCGCACCTCGAGCACGACCGAGATGGTGTTCGATGACTGCCGGGTCCCGGCCGACGCGCTTCTGGGCGAGGAGGGCAAGGGCCTCAAGGTCGCCCTGGCCACCTTGGACGGCGGCCGCATCGGCATCGCCTCCCAGGCCGTGGGCATCGCGGAGGCGGCCCTGGACGAGGCGGTGCGCTACGCCAAGGAGAGGGTCCAGTTCGGCAAGCCCATCGCGGAACTGGAGGTCCTGCAGTTCATGCTCGCGGACATGGCCACCGATGTCGAGTTGGCCAAGACCATGCTCTACCGGGTGGCCTGGATGAAGGACGCGGGCAAACCGCGCTTCACCAAGGAGGCCGCCATGCTCAAGCTCTTCGCCTCGGAGATGGCGCACCGCGTCTGCCATAAAGCCGTGCAGATCCACGGCGGCTACGGCTTCATGAAGGATTACAAGGTGGAGCGGCTCTACCGGGACCAGCGCATCACCGAGATCTACGAGGGCACCTCCGAGATCCAGAGGCTCGTCATCGCCCGCAGCGTGCTGGGAGCCTAA
- the buk gene encoding butyrate kinase, which translates to MHRYGRWARTPKDTFFRRHRVLAINPGSTSTKIAVYEGDVETSSRELQHTQSELAPFVGRKITEQYAMRKEAVLRALRDAKLGPGDIDAFCGRGGLLRPIPHGTYRVGEAVLADLRAGTYGDHASNLGGLIAHELAALGGKPAFIVDPVVVDETPARVKITGIKAIRRKVISHALNQIASARRYAQENETFYERINVVVCHLGGGISIGAHFQGRYIDANNGLDGEGPFSPERCGSLPQAQFAELFFSGRYTFAEVRKLIKGAGGLIDLLGTADLREVERRILAGDAEAAEVLDAMAYQIAKAAAALVPAFDGQKLDRVILTGGMARSGLLVERVTGYLRGLGCGVTVYPGENEMAALAKGALRVLYGREAAREYAPVDAPAAQAA; encoded by the coding sequence CTGCACCGCTACGGCCGCTGGGCCCGGACCCCCAAGGATACTTTCTTCCGCCGCCACCGCGTCCTGGCCATCAACCCGGGCTCGACCTCGACCAAGATCGCCGTCTATGAAGGAGATGTGGAGACCTCCAGCCGGGAGCTGCAGCACACCCAGTCGGAACTGGCCCCCTTCGTCGGCCGCAAGATCACCGAGCAGTACGCCATGCGCAAGGAGGCCGTGCTGCGCGCCCTGCGGGACGCCAAGCTCGGCCCCGGCGACATAGACGCCTTCTGCGGCCGCGGCGGCCTGCTGCGCCCCATCCCGCACGGCACCTACCGGGTGGGCGAGGCCGTGCTGGCCGACCTGCGCGCCGGCACCTATGGGGACCACGCCTCGAACCTGGGCGGGCTAATCGCGCACGAGCTCGCCGCTTTGGGCGGCAAGCCGGCCTTCATCGTGGACCCCGTGGTGGTCGACGAGACGCCCGCGCGGGTGAAGATCACCGGCATCAAGGCCATCAGGCGCAAGGTGATCAGCCACGCCCTCAACCAGATCGCCTCGGCACGGCGCTACGCGCAGGAGAACGAGACCTTCTACGAGCGCATCAACGTGGTCGTCTGCCACCTGGGCGGAGGCATCTCCATCGGAGCCCATTTCCAGGGCCGCTACATCGACGCCAACAACGGCCTCGACGGCGAGGGCCCCTTCAGCCCGGAGCGCTGCGGCTCCCTGCCGCAGGCGCAATTCGCGGAGCTGTTCTTCTCGGGACGCTACACCTTCGCGGAAGTCCGCAAGCTCATCAAGGGCGCGGGCGGACTCATCGATCTGCTGGGCACTGCGGACCTGCGCGAGGTCGAGAGGCGCATACTGGCCGGGGACGCGGAGGCAGCGGAGGTCTTGGACGCCATGGCCTATCAGATCGCCAAGGCCGCGGCCGCTTTGGTCCCCGCTTTCGACGGGCAGAAGCTGGACCGCGTCATCCTGACCGGGGGCATGGCCCGCTCCGGGCTGCTCGTGGAGCGCGTCACGGGCTACCTGCGCGGCCTGGGCTGCGGCGTCACCGTCTATCCCGGGGAGAACGAGATGGCGGCCCTGGCCAAGGGCGCGCTGCGCGTGCTCTACGGCCGGGAGGCCGCGCGCGAGTACGCGCCCGTCGACGCGCCCGCCGCTCAGGCGGCATGA
- a CDS encoding acyl-CoA dehydrogenase family protein has product MDFDFSNPVKIVQRTARDFARQAVAPLVPEMEGSGRFPKPLIKQMAEVGLLGLVTPRRYGGSELGFLARTVAVAEISKVSAAVGIALQVHHMQAAAINDWGTKAQKEKHLPRLCRGDFLGTCAVTEPTGGSDLLGMASTAARERGGYLLNGSKCYITNAHLCASPLVIAKTGEGSRGLSAFIIAKGTPGFSLGREERKMGLLGADTGSFFFKNCRVAEADLVGDEGEGMKVALKTIGEVGRPGMAAISLGILEAAFDEAVKFSKGRTLYGKPIAGLQAIQWSVAEILTDLETARLVCYRASWLKDQGRDCAAPMTMAKLYTTEAALRASRKALEIHGGCGTMLDYPVQRYFRDAMVCISAGGTTEVGKIVLSRAALN; this is encoded by the coding sequence ATGGACTTCGATTTCTCGAACCCCGTCAAGATCGTGCAGCGCACCGCGCGGGACTTCGCGCGCCAGGCCGTGGCGCCTCTGGTCCCGGAGATGGAGGGATCCGGAAGATTCCCCAAGCCCCTCATCAAGCAGATGGCCGAGGTGGGCCTGCTCGGCCTGGTCACCCCGCGCCGCTACGGCGGCTCGGAGCTGGGCTTTCTGGCCCGCACCGTGGCCGTGGCCGAGATCAGCAAGGTCTCCGCGGCCGTGGGCATCGCCCTGCAGGTGCACCACATGCAGGCCGCGGCCATCAACGACTGGGGCACCAAGGCTCAGAAGGAGAAGCACCTGCCCCGCCTGTGCCGGGGCGATTTCCTCGGGACCTGCGCGGTGACCGAGCCCACCGGCGGCTCCGACCTCCTCGGGATGGCCAGCACGGCGGCCCGCGAGCGCGGCGGCTATCTCCTCAACGGCAGCAAGTGCTACATCACCAACGCCCACCTCTGCGCCTCCCCGCTGGTCATCGCCAAGACCGGCGAGGGCTCGCGGGGCCTGAGCGCCTTCATCATCGCGAAGGGGACTCCGGGCTTCTCCCTGGGCCGCGAGGAGCGCAAGATGGGACTGCTCGGCGCCGACACCGGCTCGTTCTTCTTCAAGAACTGCCGCGTGGCGGAAGCCGACCTGGTGGGCGACGAGGGCGAAGGCATGAAGGTGGCTCTCAAGACCATCGGCGAGGTGGGCCGGCCGGGCATGGCCGCCATCTCCCTGGGGATACTGGAGGCCGCCTTCGACGAGGCGGTGAAGTTCTCCAAGGGCCGCACCCTCTACGGCAAGCCCATCGCCGGCCTGCAGGCCATCCAGTGGAGCGTGGCCGAGATCCTGACCGACCTGGAGACGGCCCGGCTGGTCTGCTACCGAGCCTCCTGGCTCAAGGACCAGGGGCGCGACTGCGCCGCGCCCATGACCATGGCCAAGCTCTACACCACCGAGGCCGCCCTGCGCGCCAGCCGCAAGGCCCTGGAGATCCACGGCGGCTGCGGCACCATGCTGGACTACCCGGTGCAGCGCTACTTCCGCGACGCCATGGTCTGCATCTCGGCCGGCGGCACCACCGAGGTCGGCAAGATCGTGCTCTCTCGCGCCGCGCTCAACTAG
- a CDS encoding electron transfer flavoprotein subunit beta/FixA family protein: MNIIVCIKPVPDPSRFDKLRLDPDTMLLRRDEVPSVINPLDRNALEAAAALKARHKGRVSALCMAAPGAAEQLQEALALGCDRACLLTDAAFAGADTLATARVLAAAVRKLGAFDLILCGAYTADGSTGQVGPQLAELLGIPDLTFARSLEVKKRKLHAHCLREDGQAVCETDLPALVTLDQSANVPRLTPLSGLRPAAGRKISTWSARDLRLSPSFVGLAGSPTRMLNIFTPPVKRKGEMLQGSADEAAAQLLERLRRDKALS; the protein is encoded by the coding sequence ATGAACATCATCGTCTGCATCAAGCCCGTGCCGGACCCTTCCCGCTTCGACAAGCTTCGCCTCGACCCGGACACCATGCTCCTGCGCCGCGACGAGGTGCCCTCGGTCATCAACCCCCTGGACCGCAACGCCCTGGAGGCCGCGGCCGCGCTCAAGGCCCGTCACAAAGGCAGAGTCAGCGCGCTGTGCATGGCCGCGCCGGGCGCGGCGGAGCAGCTCCAGGAGGCCTTGGCCCTGGGCTGCGACCGGGCCTGCCTCCTGACCGACGCGGCTTTCGCCGGCGCCGATACCTTGGCCACGGCCCGCGTCCTGGCCGCGGCCGTGCGCAAGCTCGGAGCCTTCGATCTCATCCTCTGCGGCGCCTACACCGCCGACGGCAGCACGGGCCAGGTGGGCCCCCAACTGGCCGAGCTCCTGGGCATCCCGGACCTGACCTTCGCCCGCTCTTTGGAGGTCAAGAAGCGGAAGCTGCACGCGCACTGCCTGCGCGAGGACGGCCAAGCCGTGTGCGAGACGGACCTCCCGGCTCTAGTCACCTTGGACCAGTCGGCCAACGTCCCGCGCTTGACCCCGCTCTCCGGCCTGCGGCCGGCCGCGGGCAGGAAGATCTCGACCTGGTCGGCCCGCGACCTGCGCCTCTCCCCCTCCTTCGTGGGGCTGGCAGGCTCGCCCACCCGCATGCTCAACATCTTCACCCCGCCGGTCAAGCGCAAGGGCGAGATGCTCCAGGGCTCGGCCGACGAGGCCGCGGCCCAGCTTTTGGAGAGGCTGCGGCGGGACAAGGCGCTATCATGA
- a CDS encoding FAD-binding protein, whose protein sequence is MKPSLWICVPHQNGRPDPVGLELLGKGRALAESAGMVLEAVVLGAGAAPAAKALLEHGPSTVYVLDDPRLETGGTPVRAYALAELAKRRKPEVLLLSALREDSALASRAAARLGTGLSAHCVDLKFDGSSLIQTVPGFGGNVMANIVCPDRRPQMATVAPGVFAPVPGRAPGAKVVREKVSLPRGLRGVRTLSVRAESDGSGPAALKSARVVVAGGHGVGSRKDWALLEDLARALGGAVGATRPPVDEGWAKTRQMIGASGISIKPRLYIGAGISGMMHHTVGIQGAKTIVAVNRDPKAPIFQTADYGIVGDLKEVIPALLQRLRTGKGLAAKIKPAGCARTSQSYRESLSKMRPNIHKFGRLITDVACDPLTKRTVEGHAQLFDAARDPKHQDLFTTTSHLTGKRVSRYLSLLQSPEDVFALSRMKRAAFNLTGTCTGGRCVGGAALNAMWSVTWDLDQAQGTDYHQRLRRWLRDAQERDITVAGALTDPKGNRKLPPSRQADPDSYLRVVARRQGGVVVRGAKVMICGVAAAQEIFVMPGTRLKRSEADYAVSFVIPRDVPGLTIVEARRPSDTREQEEGFDNPVARGGITQAYLFFEDVFVPKERIFLHGEYAAAEDAVTRFTLPYRSAIGGCVAGQGDVMVGAAILMARANGLQEKVFRDKLVRMLVNNETTFGVGLAAAVLGRKHPSGSWLPDSLMANINKVHVATLPYETKRLTQEIAGGIAETGCMPSAKDFLDERYGHLIRKYLKAHAPAETRARIARLIEWLTIGAGVPGCMHGGGSPDGARLSVFADAKLKEMADLAKRLGGISDISLEG, encoded by the coding sequence ATGAAACCCTCTCTTTGGATCTGCGTCCCGCATCAGAACGGCCGGCCCGACCCCGTCGGGCTGGAGCTGCTGGGCAAGGGCCGCGCGCTGGCCGAGAGCGCCGGCATGGTCCTGGAAGCCGTGGTCCTGGGCGCCGGAGCCGCGCCAGCGGCCAAGGCCCTCCTGGAGCACGGACCGTCCACGGTCTACGTCCTCGACGACCCGCGCCTGGAGACAGGCGGCACTCCGGTCCGGGCCTATGCGCTGGCCGAGCTGGCCAAGAGGCGCAAGCCCGAGGTCCTGCTCCTGTCCGCGCTGCGCGAGGATTCCGCCCTGGCCTCCCGCGCGGCGGCGCGCCTGGGCACGGGCCTCAGCGCCCATTGCGTGGACCTCAAATTCGACGGCTCCAGCCTCATCCAGACCGTGCCCGGCTTCGGCGGCAACGTCATGGCCAACATCGTCTGCCCTGACCGGCGGCCGCAGATGGCGACCGTGGCGCCGGGAGTGTTCGCCCCGGTCCCCGGCCGGGCCCCGGGCGCCAAGGTCGTTCGGGAGAAGGTCTCTTTGCCGCGCGGCCTGCGCGGGGTACGGACCCTGTCGGTGCGCGCCGAGTCGGACGGCTCCGGCCCGGCCGCGCTCAAGAGCGCCCGCGTGGTGGTGGCCGGCGGGCACGGCGTGGGCTCGCGCAAGGACTGGGCCCTGCTCGAGGACCTGGCCCGCGCGCTGGGCGGCGCGGTGGGCGCGACCCGGCCGCCCGTGGATGAAGGCTGGGCCAAGACGCGGCAGATGATCGGCGCCAGCGGCATCTCCATCAAGCCCCGCCTCTACATCGGCGCGGGAATCTCCGGGATGATGCACCACACCGTGGGCATCCAGGGCGCCAAGACCATCGTGGCCGTCAACCGCGACCCCAAGGCCCCCATCTTCCAGACCGCGGACTACGGCATCGTGGGAGACCTCAAGGAGGTCATCCCGGCCCTGCTCCAGCGTCTGCGCACCGGCAAAGGCCTGGCCGCCAAGATCAAGCCCGCGGGCTGCGCGCGCACCTCCCAGTCGTACCGGGAGAGTCTGAGCAAGATGCGTCCCAACATCCACAAGTTCGGCCGCTTGATCACGGACGTGGCCTGCGATCCCCTGACCAAGCGCACCGTGGAAGGCCACGCCCAGCTCTTCGACGCGGCCCGCGACCCCAAGCATCAGGACCTCTTCACCACGACCTCCCACCTGACGGGCAAGCGCGTCTCGCGCTACCTGTCCTTGCTGCAGTCGCCCGAGGACGTCTTCGCCTTGAGCCGCATGAAGCGCGCGGCCTTCAACCTGACCGGCACCTGCACCGGAGGCCGCTGCGTGGGCGGAGCGGCCCTCAACGCCATGTGGTCCGTCACCTGGGACCTCGACCAGGCGCAGGGCACCGATTATCATCAGCGGCTGCGCCGCTGGCTGCGCGACGCCCAGGAGCGCGACATCACCGTGGCCGGCGCGCTCACCGACCCCAAAGGCAACCGCAAGCTCCCCCCCTCCCGCCAGGCCGACCCGGACTCCTATCTGCGCGTCGTGGCCCGGCGCCAGGGCGGCGTGGTGGTGCGCGGGGCCAAGGTCATGATCTGCGGCGTGGCCGCGGCCCAGGAGATCTTCGTGATGCCGGGCACGCGCCTGAAGCGCTCGGAGGCCGACTACGCGGTGAGCTTCGTCATCCCGCGCGACGTGCCGGGCCTGACCATCGTGGAGGCGCGGCGGCCGTCCGACACGCGCGAGCAGGAGGAGGGCTTCGACAACCCCGTGGCCCGCGGCGGCATCACCCAGGCCTATCTCTTCTTCGAGGACGTGTTCGTGCCGAAGGAGCGCATCTTCCTCCACGGCGAGTACGCCGCGGCCGAGGACGCGGTCACGCGCTTCACTTTGCCCTACCGCTCCGCCATCGGCGGCTGCGTGGCCGGGCAGGGCGACGTGATGGTCGGGGCGGCCATCCTCATGGCCCGGGCCAACGGCCTGCAGGAGAAGGTGTTCCGCGACAAGCTGGTGCGCATGCTGGTCAACAACGAGACCACCTTCGGGGTGGGCCTGGCCGCGGCCGTGCTGGGGCGCAAGCATCCCTCGGGGAGCTGGCTGCCCGACTCCCTGATGGCCAACATCAACAAGGTCCACGTGGCCACCCTGCCCTACGAGACCAAGCGCCTGACCCAGGAGATCGCGGGCGGCATCGCGGAGACCGGCTGCATGCCCTCGGCCAAGGATTTCCTTGACGAGCGCTATGGGCACCTCATCCGCAAGTACCTCAAGGCGCACGCCCCGGCCGAGACCCGGGCCCGCATCGCGCGCCTCATCGAGTGGCTGACCATCGGCGCGGGCGTGCCGGGCTGCATGCACGGCGGCGGCTCGCCCGACGGGGCGCGGCTCTCCGTCTTCGCCGACGCCAAGCTCAAGGAGATGGCGGACCTGGCCAAGCGCCTGGGCGGCATCTCCGACATCTCCCTGGAGGGCTGA